In Pseudoalteromonas sp. '520P1 No. 423', the following proteins share a genomic window:
- a CDS encoding DUF1852 domain-containing protein, with the protein MNKDFTFTIKSLSLDENYHPSDSTRITTNFANLARGASRQQNLRNALNMVNNSFNALANWDNPKGDRYSVELEIISVDMDIDGSGETFPSIEVLKTNIVDNKTNERIEGIVGNNFSSYVRDYDFSVLLLEHNKNQAQFSIPDDFGVLHGKLFKYFVNSDAYKQYFNKPPVICLSVSDNKTYQRTENQHPVLGVEYLPNESSLTEQYFKKMGLQVRYFMTPNSVAPLAFYFFGDLLNDYSNLELISTISTMGTFQRIYRPEIYNANAVAGKCYKPNLKNLDHSLTQIVYNREERSQLAIAQGKFAKEHFIKPYQTVLDQWSANYTL; encoded by the coding sequence ATGAATAAAGATTTCACATTTACAATAAAAAGCCTCAGCCTCGATGAAAACTATCATCCATCGGATAGCACGCGTATTACAACTAACTTTGCTAACTTGGCTAGAGGTGCAAGCCGTCAACAGAACTTACGTAATGCTTTAAATATGGTAAATAATAGCTTTAATGCGTTAGCTAATTGGGATAACCCTAAAGGCGATCGTTATTCTGTAGAACTTGAAATAATTTCTGTTGATATGGATATTGACGGTAGTGGTGAAACTTTCCCATCCATCGAAGTTTTGAAGACGAACATTGTTGATAATAAAACGAATGAACGTATTGAAGGCATTGTAGGTAATAACTTTTCGTCATATGTGCGTGATTATGATTTTAGTGTATTACTACTTGAGCATAATAAAAATCAAGCGCAATTTAGCATTCCAGATGACTTTGGTGTTTTACATGGCAAGTTATTTAAGTATTTTGTTAATTCAGATGCTTATAAACAGTATTTTAATAAGCCGCCAGTGATATGTTTGAGTGTTTCAGATAATAAAACATATCAACGTACTGAAAATCAACACCCTGTATTAGGTGTTGAATACTTGCCTAATGAATCTTCTTTGACTGAGCAATATTTCAAAAAAATGGGTTTGCAAGTGCGTTATTTCATGACACCTAACAGCGTTGCACCTTTAGCTTTTTATTTTTTTGGTGATCTACTAAACGATTACTCAAATCTAGAGTTGATCAGTACGATAAGTACGATGGGCACATTTCAAAGGATTTACCGACCTGAGATTTATAATGCTAATGCTGTTGCCGGAAAGTGCTACAAGCCTAACTTGAAGAACTTAGACCATTCACTTACTCAAATTGTTTATAACAGAGAAGAGCGTAGTCAGTTAGCAATAGCCCAAGGTAAGTTTGCAAAAGAGCACTTTATCAAACCATATCAAACAGTGCTTGACCAATGGTCTGCTAATTACACGCTTTAA
- a CDS encoding DUF6482 family protein yields MASQTTILGISDGSHYLVGITDDDGNFGAMPQLGTIQVCASLSAAKDVLRKHNISSAQLTLESAYDEMCGMSGAMASNQVVSIVL; encoded by the coding sequence ATGGCATCTCAAACAACAATTTTAGGTATTTCTGATGGCAGCCATTACTTGGTTGGCATTACAGATGACGACGGAAATTTTGGCGCAATGCCACAATTGGGTACTATTCAAGTTTGCGCTTCTTTATCAGCGGCGAAAGATGTTTTACGTAAACACAATATTTCATCGGCACAATTAACATTAGAATCTGCTTATGATGAAATGTGTGGCATGTCAGGTGCAATGGCATCAAACCAAGTAGTTTCTATCGTATTATAA
- a CDS encoding sulfite exporter TauE/SafE family protein produces MNDLLMLIIYCALLGCGVGFLAGLLGIGGGLVIVPILSSILLYLAVLPAEQIVIVAIATSLASILFTSTSSAIAHHKNGNVPWGLAPWVMTGVALGALISGFMASLLPENIVRLVFAVSVTLIAIKMFYSSTKSDSSVERKMPNKGALTFFTTITGGLSAMIGIGGGAVLVPLLTFFSLDMKKAIGCASACGIVIALFGSIGYISSGMSHFSLEDGFAGFVYLPALLGIVCTSWFTAPLGAKATHSLPVPLIKKIFSVLLLVTAISMVVS; encoded by the coding sequence ATGAATGACCTACTGATGTTAATTATATACTGTGCGTTGCTAGGCTGTGGTGTTGGCTTTTTAGCTGGGCTGCTTGGTATTGGTGGTGGATTAGTGATTGTTCCAATCTTAAGTAGCATTTTACTTTACTTAGCGGTTTTACCGGCCGAGCAAATCGTGATAGTAGCAATTGCAACATCATTAGCATCAATATTATTTACATCAACATCTTCAGCCATCGCTCATCATAAAAATGGCAATGTACCATGGGGTTTAGCCCCTTGGGTAATGACAGGTGTAGCCCTTGGTGCACTTATAAGTGGTTTTATGGCCTCACTATTACCTGAAAATATTGTTCGCTTAGTGTTTGCTGTTAGCGTGACACTCATTGCAATAAAGATGTTTTACAGCAGCACCAAAAGCGACTCATCTGTTGAACGTAAAATGCCAAACAAAGGTGCATTAACATTTTTTACTACTATTACAGGTGGGTTATCTGCCATGATAGGCATAGGTGGTGGTGCAGTATTAGTGCCTTTATTAACGTTTTTCTCACTTGATATGAAAAAAGCCATAGGATGTGCCTCTGCTTGCGGTATCGTTATCGCATTATTTGGCTCAATTGGTTACATCAGCTCAGGCATGAGTCATTTTTCTTTAGAAGACGGATTTGCTGGATTTGTATATTTACCGGCACTATTAGGCATTGTTTGCACGTCGTGGTTCACCGCACCATTAGGAGCCAAAGCAACACATTCTTTACCGGTTCCTTTAATCAAAAAAATCTTCTCAGTATTATTATTGGTTACAGCTATAAGCATGGTTGTGAGTTAA
- a CDS encoding tyrosine-type recombinase/integrase, with amino-acid sequence MSGGDGTLFLANNGKAFLPPRMSELASKYVKLAGFRKGGACNLYRHSTATLMLDNGADIRYVQEILGHASISTTQIYTHVAQKKLKEVYSRTHPAGKGTD; translated from the coding sequence GTGTCGGGCGGGGATGGAACGCTTTTTCTTGCTAACAATGGCAAAGCCTTTTTACCTCCTAGAATGTCTGAACTGGCTTCTAAGTATGTAAAACTCGCGGGGTTCAGAAAAGGAGGTGCATGTAATTTATATCGTCATTCCACTGCAACGTTAATGCTAGATAACGGTGCTGACATTCGTTATGTACAAGAAATATTGGGTCATGCAAGTATTTCCACCACTCAGATATACACGCATGTTGCCCAGAAAAAGTTAAAAGAAGTATACAGTAGGACTCATCCGGCAGGTAAGGGCACAGATTGA
- a CDS encoding RHS repeat-associated core domain-containing protein, whose product MNGRIYDPTLGRFLQADPFIQAPKNSQSYNRYSYVLNNPMSYTDPSGYFFSGLKKAVKKYWRVAVAAIATYVTAGAASGWAAGWLAGKALAGSQIAIGAIAGAIAGAAGGVVATGSLKGALKGAISGAVFGGLGGSFKAYGVGDMAQVGAHALAGGVMSDLQGGNFGHGFFTAGIMKGIGKINTSESIGRVMVQAIAGGTVSKLTGGKFANGAVTAAIQFTVNEIGGSKSFKRWGNMWRSAGKKIANFFGSVEDSAENGAIAVTEKISSTASIVAKNPIKATAAGLAVIGGAKLCMTGAFCPGGVALTAWGVDQTHALANGNNITTTEAFVGDFLSTPDARAAFPFVENPGNAARILVNSASFAVGGAGIPTVNLVRGTGTGLDIADTLVTADTLNNLGGGN is encoded by the coding sequence ATGAACGGTCGGATCTACGATCCAACCTTAGGTCGATTCCTACAGGCTGATCCGTTTATTCAAGCACCTAAGAATAGCCAGAGTTATAACCGTTATAGTTATGTGTTGAATAACCCGATGAGCTATACCGATCCGAGTGGGTATTTTTTTAGTGGTTTGAAGAAGGCTGTTAAAAAGTATTGGCGAGTGGCTGTAGCAGCTATTGCTACATATGTTACGGCTGGGGCTGCATCGGGATGGGCCGCAGGATGGTTAGCTGGCAAGGCCTTGGCTGGAAGTCAAATCGCAATAGGTGCGATTGCGGGGGCAATAGCTGGTGCAGCTGGAGGGGTTGTTGCTACAGGGTCTTTGAAGGGAGCTTTAAAAGGTGCTATATCAGGAGCTGTATTTGGTGGGCTTGGCGGTTCATTTAAAGCTTATGGTGTTGGAGATATGGCACAAGTAGGTGCTCATGCCTTGGCAGGAGGAGTAATGTCTGATTTGCAGGGGGGTAACTTTGGACATGGGTTTTTTACCGCAGGTATAATGAAAGGTATTGGAAAAATCAATACTAGCGAATCAATTGGTAGAGTAATGGTACAGGCTATTGCTGGAGGAACAGTGTCAAAACTGACAGGTGGAAAATTTGCTAATGGTGCGGTTACTGCGGCCATTCAGTTCACTGTTAATGAAATAGGTGGTTCTAAATCCTTTAAGCGATGGGGTAATATGTGGAGAAGTGCAGGTAAAAAAATTGCTAACTTTTTTGGCTCAGTAGAAGATTCGGCTGAAAATGGTGCAATTGCAGTAACTGAGAAAATATCAAGTACAGCTAGTATTGTTGCGAAAAACCCGATTAAGGCTACCGCCGCAGGACTAGCCGTTATTGGAGGAGCAAAACTATGTATGACAGGGGCTTTTTGTCCTGGAGGAGTGGCTCTCACTGCATGGGGAGTGGATCAAACTCATGCATTAGCTAATGGGAACAATATAACTACAACGGAAGCTTTTGTAGGTGACTTTTTATCAACTCCTGACGCTAGAGCGGCTTTTCCCTTTGTTGAGAACCCTGGCAATGCAGCGAGAATACTAGTTAATTCGGCTTCATTTGCAGTTGGCGGTGCTGGAATTCCAACTGTTAACTTGGTGAGAGGAACAGGCACAGGTCTTGACATAGCTGATACATTAGTTACTGCTGATACACTAAATAATTTGGGAGGTGGTAATTGA
- a CDS encoding VF530 family DNA-binding protein, protein MNNSNDPLHGVKLEEILTKLEKEIGWAKMGELLNIRCFINNPRMKSSLKFLRTTPWARSRVEILYLKTFCSKHKETGKLIRAILAQNSQVAVKKSKVAEKTSNKPDSFVWQTPKNK, encoded by the coding sequence ATGAATAACAGTAATGACCCACTACACGGTGTGAAACTTGAAGAGATTTTAACCAAACTGGAGAAAGAAATCGGTTGGGCTAAAATGGGTGAGTTACTTAATATCCGTTGTTTCATCAACAACCCGCGTATGAAATCAAGTTTAAAGTTTTTGCGTACAACTCCTTGGGCGCGAAGTAGAGTTGAAATTTTATACCTCAAAACATTTTGTAGTAAGCATAAAGAAACAGGGAAATTAATCAGAGCAATACTTGCTCAGAATTCGCAAGTAGCAGTAAAAAAATCTAAAGTAGCAGAAAAGACTTCCAATAAGCCAGATTCCTTTGTTTGGCAAACACCTAAAAATAAATAG
- the tnpB gene encoding IS66 family insertion sequence element accessory protein TnpB (TnpB, as the term is used for proteins encoded by IS66 family insertion elements, is considered an accessory protein, since TnpC, encoded by a neighboring gene, is a DDE family transposase.), with the protein MKMFVDVPKVFLHRDFVDFRKSINGLTGIVEYELARDAYTGALFVFCTKAKDKLKILYWDKTGFALWYKRLENQKFKWPSKISTQEFTLSSEQLQWLLSGYDVLGHEPLHYQSQI; encoded by the coding sequence ATGAAAATGTTTGTTGATGTGCCGAAGGTGTTTTTACATCGTGATTTTGTTGATTTTAGAAAATCCATCAATGGACTCACTGGTATTGTGGAATATGAACTTGCTCGTGATGCTTATACTGGTGCGTTATTTGTATTTTGTACTAAAGCCAAAGATAAACTCAAAATTTTGTATTGGGATAAAACAGGTTTTGCATTGTGGTACAAACGACTTGAGAACCAAAAGTTCAAATGGCCTAGCAAAATATCGACTCAAGAATTCACATTGAGTTCAGAGCAGCTTCAATGGTTATTATCAGGATATGACGTACTTGGTCATGAGCCTCTACACTATCAATCACAGATCTAG
- a CDS encoding sigma-54 dependent transcriptional regulator: MGQVRIIVIDDEINICKSLSACLTPEGYDVSFYTCASAAIKAMHTHYFDLAVIDIRLGQKNGIELYQQMKQEKVDLPTIFISGNASLDEAARTLKLGAYDFLEKPFYAEKLIVTVNNCMAFHQMHLKLNAIEQAQAEQALIGEHQLIQSLKTTIKKVANNNVNVLITGESGTGKELIAQAIHENSQRAAQSIVKVNCSAIPENLFESALFGHIKGAFTGADKHKKGYFEMAEQGTLFLDEIADIPLSVQATLLRALEYKEVQKVGSDQVTKVDIRLLAASHKNLKALVDTGKFREDLYYRLSVIPVQSPSLRERQSDIPLLANYFVRQISQRHGMTNRTIEPSCLSLLTDYHWPGNVRELHNAIERMLIMGGETLTCADLPHEIAYASTEQISESNQLTLKAHLRYVERELIIKRLKEYQGNITKVAASLGLDRSYLHKKLIQHEIKRDQIFK; the protein is encoded by the coding sequence ATGGGGCAAGTAAGAATCATCGTTATTGATGACGAAATTAATATCTGTAAAAGTCTTAGTGCCTGTTTAACTCCAGAAGGCTACGATGTCTCCTTTTATACCTGTGCTAGTGCCGCGATAAAAGCAATGCACACCCATTACTTTGATTTAGCCGTTATCGATATTCGTCTTGGACAAAAAAATGGTATCGAGTTGTATCAACAAATGAAGCAAGAAAAAGTTGATTTGCCTACCATTTTTATTTCAGGGAATGCCTCACTAGACGAAGCTGCGCGTACATTAAAATTAGGCGCTTATGACTTTTTAGAGAAACCATTTTATGCGGAAAAACTGATTGTCACCGTGAATAACTGTATGGCCTTTCATCAAATGCACTTAAAGTTAAATGCGATTGAACAAGCGCAGGCTGAACAAGCGCTAATTGGTGAACATCAACTGATTCAATCACTTAAAACCACCATTAAAAAAGTGGCTAACAATAATGTTAATGTATTAATTACAGGGGAAAGTGGTACAGGTAAAGAGTTAATTGCACAAGCGATCCATGAAAATAGTCAAAGAGCGGCACAGAGTATCGTAAAAGTAAATTGTTCAGCAATACCAGAAAACTTATTTGAAAGTGCCTTATTTGGTCATATCAAAGGAGCTTTTACTGGCGCTGATAAACACAAAAAAGGGTATTTTGAAATGGCTGAACAAGGGACGTTATTTCTTGATGAAATTGCTGACATTCCTTTATCAGTGCAAGCAACTTTACTGCGCGCATTAGAATATAAAGAGGTACAAAAAGTGGGTTCTGATCAAGTAACTAAAGTGGATATTCGTTTACTTGCTGCAAGCCATAAAAACTTAAAAGCACTAGTCGATACAGGAAAATTTAGAGAAGACTTATACTACCGGTTAAGTGTTATCCCTGTACAATCACCTTCTTTAAGAGAGCGACAAAGCGACATTCCTCTACTCGCTAATTATTTTGTCCGCCAAATTAGCCAACGCCATGGTATGACTAATAGAACAATTGAGCCAAGCTGTTTATCACTGTTGACTGACTATCATTGGCCTGGCAATGTGCGTGAATTACATAATGCCATAGAGCGCATGTTAATTATGGGCGGTGAGACCTTAACTTGTGCCGACCTCCCTCATGAAATAGCCTATGCAAGTACAGAGCAAATCTCAGAAAGTAATCAACTCACATTAAAAGCTCATTTGCGCTATGTTGAACGAGAATTGATCATAAAGCGGCTGAAAGAGTATCAAGGTAACATCACAAAAGTGGCTGCATCACTGGGATTAGATCGTTCATATCTACATAAAAAATTGATCCAGCATGAAATTAAACGGGATCAAATCTTTAAGTAA
- a CDS encoding Fic family protein, which yields MTWKPEIPFDLPPLPVNGVETINILKKLTPAARELSALNQVARLLSNQNLLINLIPILESKSSSEIENIVTTTDALFQHDSDSSNADPATKEALRYKRALFVGFNSITSEQARPLNTSTAKEVCSELTDRKVDVRKITGTDLRNQRTGEIIYTPPVGETNLRDKLSNWEQYIHDHDVDPLIALAISHYQFEAIHPFLDGNGRTGRIVNILFLIENDLLSQPILYLSRYIVKNKEKYYELLLKVTSEGDWESWICFMLDAIRITAQWTIDKVNAIVNLQKSAAEHIKESAENTYSHELVEVLFEKPYLRSRDIVDRDIYKSRQAAMTNLHRLVKLGILEIKKSGKETLFINQKLLDLMAYDSNDFESY from the coding sequence ATGACTTGGAAACCTGAAATACCGTTCGATCTGCCGCCTTTGCCAGTGAATGGTGTTGAAACGATAAATATTCTTAAAAAATTGACGCCAGCAGCTAGGGAGCTTTCAGCCTTAAATCAAGTCGCAAGACTTTTATCCAATCAAAATCTTCTAATAAATTTGATACCAATACTGGAATCAAAGTCTAGCTCTGAAATAGAAAATATTGTTACAACAACAGACGCTTTGTTTCAACATGATTCAGACTCTTCTAACGCAGATCCAGCAACAAAAGAAGCCTTAAGATATAAGCGAGCCTTATTTGTTGGTTTTAATTCAATTACAAGCGAACAAGCAAGACCGCTTAATACTAGCACTGCAAAAGAAGTATGTAGTGAGCTGACAGATAGGAAAGTAGATGTTAGGAAGATTACGGGAACAGACCTGAGAAACCAAAGGACTGGAGAAATTATCTACACCCCGCCTGTAGGGGAGACAAACTTAAGAGACAAGCTTTCTAATTGGGAGCAATACATTCATGACCATGATGTTGACCCTCTTATTGCCTTGGCTATATCTCACTATCAGTTTGAGGCCATTCATCCGTTTTTGGACGGAAACGGTAGAACGGGGAGAATAGTTAACATACTGTTTTTAATTGAGAATGACTTGCTCTCCCAACCTATACTGTACTTAAGTCGATATATAGTTAAAAACAAAGAAAAATATTACGAACTATTGCTTAAAGTAACAAGCGAAGGCGATTGGGAGTCCTGGATATGTTTTATGCTAGATGCTATAAGGATCACAGCGCAATGGACTATAGACAAAGTGAACGCAATCGTTAATCTTCAGAAGTCTGCCGCTGAGCACATCAAAGAGAGCGCAGAAAATACATATTCACATGAGTTAGTAGAGGTTCTATTTGAAAAACCATATTTACGTTCTAGAGATATTGTTGATAGAGATATTTATAAATCTCGCCAAGCGGCCATGACTAACTTACATCGCTTGGTTAAACTAGGAATACTTGAGATTAAAAAATCAGGAAAAGAGACTCTATTTATTAACCAAAAGTTATTAGATTTGATGGCATATGACAGCAACGACTTTGAGTCATATTAA
- a CDS encoding IS66 family transposase — MKIDANSLPDDPEQLKRMLLELQQIVTKKDEIIHSLLERFEVAKRKQYGKSSEQLPGSGETFNEAEEVIDEADKALLAESEINKSNVVKSKPKRNPLPKNLPRKVVTLDLSSEEKTCDCCHSKLHQIGETRSEKLEFVPAHIKVIETVRPKYACKQCEKIGTKNHIKLAPMPTSPIPKGIATASLLSQIISAKYQYGLPLYRQEKMFNDYGIELSRKTMSDWIMRCGELFAPLYEKLKKTLLSQAVIHADETPLKVIKEDKSISYMWVYCCGTDSPTSNMIPNIVLFDYHNSRAASCVVNYLDGYQGYLQVDGYSAYGKTEAKIAGCMAHARRKFVDAKTAQGKNKTGKADVALNLIGKLYGIEASLKDKSAGEKHQVRQKKSKTIIDKLHVWVINNKDKIPPKSKLGEALTYWLNQEHKLVTYLEDGRINIDNNRAERAVKPFVIGRKNWLFSNTAKGANASAMLYSIVETAKANNLLVDSYLNTCLDELAKKPESIEHLLPWNIKLG, encoded by the coding sequence ATGAAAATTGATGCTAATTCACTGCCAGACGACCCAGAACAACTCAAGCGTATGTTGCTTGAGTTGCAGCAGATCGTTACCAAAAAAGATGAAATCATTCATAGCTTGCTTGAACGCTTTGAAGTAGCCAAACGAAAACAATACGGTAAAAGCTCTGAGCAATTACCTGGCTCAGGTGAAACCTTCAATGAAGCTGAAGAGGTTATTGATGAAGCGGATAAAGCTTTATTAGCCGAGTCAGAAATAAATAAAAGTAACGTAGTTAAGAGCAAACCAAAACGTAATCCACTACCAAAAAACTTACCTCGTAAAGTCGTCACTCTGGATTTATCTAGTGAAGAAAAAACCTGTGATTGCTGCCACAGTAAGCTACATCAAATCGGTGAAACGCGTAGTGAAAAGTTAGAGTTCGTACCAGCACATATTAAAGTGATAGAAACTGTTCGCCCAAAATATGCGTGCAAGCAGTGTGAAAAAATAGGCACCAAAAATCACATTAAGTTAGCACCTATGCCAACAAGCCCCATTCCAAAGGGTATTGCAACAGCGAGTTTGCTGAGCCAAATTATTAGCGCTAAATATCAATATGGCTTGCCATTATATCGACAAGAAAAAATGTTCAATGATTACGGTATTGAGCTGAGTCGTAAAACCATGTCTGATTGGATCATGCGTTGCGGGGAATTATTTGCTCCGTTGTATGAAAAATTAAAAAAGACCTTACTTAGCCAAGCTGTCATCCATGCAGATGAAACCCCCTTAAAAGTCATAAAAGAAGATAAAAGCATCAGTTACATGTGGGTGTATTGTTGTGGTACGGATAGTCCAACGAGTAACATGATACCGAATATCGTTTTGTTTGATTATCATAATAGCCGTGCCGCATCTTGTGTGGTTAATTATCTTGATGGCTATCAAGGTTACCTACAAGTTGACGGTTATAGCGCTTACGGTAAAACAGAAGCAAAAATAGCAGGTTGTATGGCACATGCACGTCGAAAATTTGTTGATGCAAAAACGGCGCAAGGGAAAAATAAAACAGGAAAAGCAGATGTTGCTTTAAACCTTATCGGAAAACTCTACGGCATTGAAGCTTCGCTAAAAGACAAAAGTGCTGGTGAAAAGCATCAAGTACGACAAAAAAAATCAAAAACGATTATCGATAAACTTCATGTCTGGGTAATTAATAATAAAGACAAAATCCCACCGAAATCAAAACTAGGTGAAGCACTTACTTATTGGCTTAATCAAGAGCATAAACTTGTCACTTACTTAGAAGATGGGCGCATTAATATTGATAATAATCGGGCCGAACGTGCAGTTAAGCCGTTTGTGATAGGTAGAAAAAATTGGCTATTCTCCAACACTGCAAAGGGAGCAAACGCAAGCGCCATGCTTTATAGCATTGTTGAAACGGCCAAAGCCAATAACTTGTTAGTTGATAGCTATTTGAATACTTGTTTAGATGAACTTGCCAAAAAGCCTGAGAGTATTGAGCACCTGCTACCTTGGAACATTAAACTAGGCTAG
- a CDS encoding DNA-binding transcriptional regulator gives MKDNRLDKMHRMAQRLNKTGTIDQLTMRKIDILTTEAKLADFSAEQIREIRTQEGISQGVLATVLNMSSESVKKWEQGKSKPHGAALRLLSLIKRNGIEAVI, from the coding sequence ATGAAGGATAATCGATTAGATAAAATGCATCGTATGGCACAACGTTTAAATAAGACAGGAACAATTGATCAGCTTACCATGCGTAAAATTGATATATTGACAACTGAAGCCAAGCTTGCAGATTTTTCGGCTGAACAGATCCGTGAAATCCGAACACAAGAAGGAATTAGTCAGGGAGTACTTGCAACTGTATTAAATATGAGCAGTGAAAGTGTAAAGAAATGGGAACAAGGAAAGTCAAAACCACACGGTGCAGCACTTAGACTATTATCATTAATAAAAAGAAATGGAATTGAAGCTGTTATTTAA
- a CDS encoding PAS domain-containing sensor histidine kinase, with the protein MKSNLVSYYLITAILTLALLPFLASYLLLNEILDSATSLVVKPSTIQMLKNYQQDLKTLRKLNPKETDNYKEKFNTVSEQLLIFQQPDLVKKVISDTYLTYYLILFVTVLIFSTIAAIFLSRKVAKSYRLMVSSNITKEKKIQALSYFDEWQIIAGKLAHEINNPLTPIQMMVSNLSRLHQKLDRNSFAENLNNTENVVSEEVNKLKNMVSHFNKFSKLPEPDFQCLDILSHLDQFIQQYSPAWQSVNFNMKVADNIEQSRGVLIDADVILFNQCLLNLVNNAIQANPNCQPLDVTFSVAIKKMVNQHHWLKLTVFNRGKLINEKERDSIFKLYYSSKKSTDSSENMGLGLAIVRKIILDHKGDIQCLACSDGAAFELLLPLLSSKT; encoded by the coding sequence ATGAAAAGTAATCTTGTCAGTTATTATTTAATCACTGCTATTTTGACCCTCGCTCTTTTGCCTTTTCTAGCGTCTTATTTATTGTTAAATGAAATATTAGACAGCGCAACTTCTTTGGTGGTAAAACCCAGTACGATTCAAATGTTAAAAAACTATCAGCAAGATTTGAAAACCTTAAGAAAACTTAACCCCAAAGAAACCGACAATTACAAAGAAAAATTTAATACTGTCTCTGAACAATTGTTAATTTTTCAACAGCCAGATTTAGTGAAAAAGGTAATAAGCGATACCTACTTAACTTATTACCTCATTTTGTTTGTTACAGTGCTAATTTTCTCAACTATTGCTGCTATTTTTTTAAGTCGAAAAGTGGCTAAGTCATACCGCCTGATGGTATCGAGTAACATTACCAAAGAAAAGAAAATACAAGCATTAAGCTACTTTGATGAATGGCAAATAATCGCTGGGAAATTAGCTCATGAAATTAATAACCCATTAACACCTATCCAAATGATGGTGAGCAATTTATCAAGACTACATCAAAAATTAGACAGGAATAGTTTTGCCGAAAATTTAAATAACACTGAAAATGTTGTTTCAGAGGAAGTTAACAAACTTAAAAACATGGTTAGTCACTTTAATAAATTTTCAAAGTTACCTGAACCCGATTTTCAATGCCTAGATATATTGAGTCACCTTGATCAGTTTATTCAACAATACAGTCCAGCCTGGCAGAGTGTCAATTTCAATATGAAAGTAGCTGATAATATTGAACAATCACGAGGCGTTTTGATTGATGCCGATGTTATCCTATTTAACCAATGTTTGCTAAACCTTGTTAATAATGCGATTCAAGCCAATCCAAATTGTCAGCCATTAGATGTGACATTTTCTGTAGCCATCAAAAAGATGGTCAATCAACATCACTGGTTAAAATTAACGGTATTTAATCGAGGTAAACTCATCAATGAAAAAGAGCGAGATAGCATTTTTAAGCTTTATTACAGCTCTAAAAAGTCAACGGATTCAAGTGAAAATATGGGCTTAGGCTTAGCAATTGTCAGAAAAATAATTTTAGATCACAAAGGTGATATACAATGTCTTGCATGCAGTGATGGCGCGGCATTTGAATTGTTATTACCATTACTTAGTAGTAAAACATAG
- a CDS encoding PQQ-dependent sugar dehydrogenase, which translates to MNPQSLQRDAGKVYRLHDDGRIPEDNPFTKNGMSKSAIYSYGHRNPQGMAKHPITGDIWTHEHGPKGFDEVNIIAKGKNLIKNNLNVFLLRIAI; encoded by the coding sequence ATCAACCCTCAAAGTTTGCAGCGTGATGCAGGTAAAGTATATCGATTACATGATGACGGTCGTATTCCTGAGGATAATCCTTTTACTAAAAATGGCATGTCAAAGTCTGCCATTTACTCATATGGCCATCGTAACCCACAAGGCATGGCTAAACATCCTATAACAGGCGATATTTGGACACATGAACATGGTCCTAAAGGCTTCGATGAAGTTAATATAATCGCAAAAGGTAAAAATTTGATAAAAAATAATCTAAATGTGTTTTTGCTTCGTATTGCCATATAG